The following are encoded together in the Corvus moneduloides isolate bCorMon1 chromosome 34, bCorMon1.pri, whole genome shotgun sequence genome:
- the BSCL2 gene encoding seipin gives MAPGGFSAAPPPPLLTWGAQLGRGARRALLRGGLGLSLALLLLWASLFLYGSFYWAYLPAAAVLRPLHLAFRSDCDSPGPELCSFPSANVSLLGEHREKVLLYGQLYRISLELELPESPVNRELGMFMVTLTCYGAGGRPLATAARSAMLHYRSRLLRALHTAAFAGLFLSGFAEQSQTLELELMGRYREDPYTPTVGAFVEIRSRRVQLYGARLRVHAHFSGLRYLLYHFPLTSAVLGVAGNWTLLALLTLGGYLQWGRGTRRPRPPPQDARSEGGAPGEGEGTDLSASPQNSEEPEVVGASEPSEGPPLLSAANAAPKEEEEEEEEEEEGQEEEGVTPTPHPHLPDSPSPRQRHVCSSS, from the exons ATGGCTCCGGGGGGGTTCTcggccgcccctccccccccgctCCTCACCTGGGGGGCTCAGCTGGGCcggggggcgcggcgggcgctgcTGCggggggggctggggctgagcctggcgctgctcctgctctgggccTCGCTCTTCCTCTACGGCTCCTTCTACTGGGCCTACCTGCCCGCGGCCGCCGTGCTGCGACCGCTGCACCTGGCCTTCAG GTCGGACTGTGACAGCCCCGGCCCcgagctctgctccttcccctcgGCCAATGTGTCCCTGCTGGGGGAGCACCGCGAGAAG GTGCTGCTCTACGGGCAGCTCTACCGGATCtcgctggagctggagctgccggAGTCGCCGGTGAACCGCGAGCTCGGCATGTTCATGGTGACCCTCACCTGCTACGGGGCCGGCGGCCGCCCCTTGGCCACGGCCGCGCGCTCG GCCATGCTGCACTACCGCTCGCGGCTGCTCCGGGCCCTGCACACCGCAGCCTTCGCCGGCCTCTTCCTCAGCGGCTTCGCCGAGCAGAGCCAgaccctggagctggagctgatgggGCGCTACCGCGAGGACCCC TACACCCCGACCGTGGGGGCGTTCGTGGAGATCCGGAGCCGGCGGGTGCAGCTCTACGGGGCGCGGCTCAGGGTGCACGCGCACTTCAGCGGGCTCAg GTACCTGCTCTACCACTTCCCGCTGACCTCGGCCGTGCTGGGCGTGGCCGGGAACTGGACGCTGCTGGCGCTGCTGACCCTCGGGGGGTACCTGCAGTGGGGGAGGGGCacccgccggccccgcccccccccgcaG gACGCGCGGAGCGAGGGAGGAGCccccggggagggggaggggacag ATCTTTCAGCCTCTCCCCAAAATTCAGAGGAACCCGAAGTCGTGGGAGCCTCCGAGCCGAGCGAag GCCCACCCCTGCTCAGCGCTGCCAACGCCGCccccaaggaggaggaggaggaggaagaggaggaggaggaggggcaggaggaagagggggtCACCCCCACACCCCACCCCCACCTTCCGGACAGCCCCTCCCCCCGCCAGCGCCAtgtctgctccagctcctga